One window of the Granulicella arctica genome contains the following:
- a CDS encoding pyridoxal phosphate-dependent aminotransferase yields MTQPTPINRRNFLRMGATLPIAATVLPSLATSAFAAPPAAAGVPAVGYIDVPANVALLNINEYPSGPTQAAVDIMHKMAVSGNRYYMNETSKFNGELSAYHDLKPGYLTIYAGSTEVLHFTTLAFTSPTRSLVTADPTFEQTWRVAESNGAKVHKVPLKADYSYDMKAMVAADPNAGLYYVCNPNNPTGVPVKRADIEWLLANKAPGSIVLVDEAYIHFSDAESVIDLVGKDKDLIVSRTFSKIYSMGGLRFGYAMARPDLTAKLHFYNVNAMSTTAIQCAKIQLADKQLIPLRKQAMADTRDKTFTWLAKNNYAFTPSQTNHFLLNVKQPGAPVVNALAHHSVMVGRTWAAMPNWPRITVGSPSDMQSFQSAFLEVMQLPDGKMNALTHPYPHLLNQHAC; encoded by the coding sequence ATGACGCAACCTACCCCAATCAACCGTCGCAACTTCCTTCGCATGGGAGCCACCCTCCCCATTGCCGCCACAGTTCTTCCTTCGCTCGCGACCTCGGCTTTCGCCGCCCCGCCCGCAGCAGCAGGAGTCCCGGCCGTCGGCTACATCGACGTCCCCGCCAACGTCGCTCTTCTCAACATCAACGAGTATCCTTCCGGCCCCACGCAAGCCGCCGTCGACATCATGCACAAGATGGCTGTTAGCGGAAATCGCTACTACATGAACGAGACCAGCAAGTTCAATGGAGAGCTCTCCGCATATCATGACCTGAAACCCGGCTATCTCACCATCTACGCCGGTTCAACCGAAGTTCTCCACTTCACCACACTCGCCTTTACCTCGCCTACGCGCTCTCTTGTCACTGCTGACCCGACCTTTGAGCAGACTTGGCGCGTCGCCGAGTCGAATGGGGCCAAAGTCCACAAGGTTCCCCTCAAGGCCGATTACAGCTATGACATGAAGGCCATGGTCGCTGCCGATCCAAATGCTGGTCTCTACTATGTTTGTAATCCCAATAACCCTACTGGCGTTCCGGTCAAACGTGCAGATATCGAGTGGCTGCTGGCCAACAAGGCACCCGGCTCCATTGTTCTTGTCGATGAGGCCTATATCCACTTCTCCGACGCCGAATCAGTGATCGATCTGGTTGGCAAGGACAAGGATCTTATCGTCTCCCGTACCTTCTCGAAGATCTATTCCATGGGCGGTCTCCGCTTTGGATATGCCATGGCGCGACCTGACCTTACGGCGAAGTTGCACTTCTATAACGTCAATGCAATGTCGACCACGGCCATCCAGTGTGCCAAGATCCAGTTGGCGGATAAGCAGTTGATCCCTCTCCGCAAGCAGGCAATGGCCGACACTCGCGACAAGACCTTCACGTGGCTCGCCAAGAATAATTACGCGTTCACCCCATCGCAGACCAACCACTTTCTCTTGAACGTCAAGCAGCCGGGAGCCCCTGTGGTCAACGCTCTCGCGCATCATTCTGTCATGGTCGGCCGTACCTGGGCGGCAATGCCAAACTGGCCACGAATCACGGTGGGCAGTCCCTCTGATATGCAGAGCTTTCAAAGCGCTTTCTTAGAGGTGATGCAGCTACCTGACGGGAAGATGAACGCGCTCACTCATCCTTACCCGCATCTCCTTAATCAACACGCCTGCTAG
- a CDS encoding YheT family hydrolase: MQDFEPVPFYPRRYLSNGHLQTIIGNYLHRIDALPPPLSELVEVSPATQDQIASQVLCHCHWQPDAATKPAAIIVHGLEGSSNSQYVVGNANKLWRAGCSIIRMNMRNCGGTEQLSPTLYHSGLSGDVRAVMDYFLATRHLQSVSLIGYSMGGNLVLKLAGELGTEAPPQLHSVIGVSPAVDLGPSADALHRPFNRLYEWKFLRALLKRFRRKAALFPRAYDVKRADYIHSLRQFDDEITAIYSGFSGADDYYFRAAAGRVLDQIAVPTLILHAADDPFVYITPESRSLIAANPSITYVEPAHGGHCAFLASADPSKNDDGYWAESTLLRFLLAHA; the protein is encoded by the coding sequence ATGCAGGACTTTGAGCCAGTCCCTTTTTATCCCCGTCGCTATCTCAGCAATGGTCATCTCCAGACCATCATCGGTAACTATCTCCATCGCATCGACGCACTTCCGCCGCCTCTATCTGAGCTCGTAGAGGTTTCGCCGGCAACGCAGGATCAGATCGCCAGCCAGGTTCTCTGTCACTGCCACTGGCAACCAGATGCTGCGACAAAACCCGCAGCCATCATCGTCCACGGGCTGGAAGGTTCTTCGAACTCTCAGTATGTCGTGGGCAACGCGAACAAGCTCTGGCGCGCCGGCTGCAGTATTATCCGCATGAATATGCGCAACTGCGGCGGTACGGAGCAACTCTCGCCCACCTTGTACCACTCCGGGCTTTCGGGGGATGTGCGGGCCGTCATGGATTACTTTCTTGCCACGCGCCACCTTCAGTCCGTCTCGCTGATCGGCTACTCTATGGGCGGCAACCTTGTCCTCAAGCTTGCCGGAGAACTAGGGACCGAAGCTCCACCCCAGCTTCACTCCGTGATCGGCGTCTCTCCTGCGGTCGATCTCGGCCCCTCAGCCGACGCTCTTCACCGTCCTTTCAATCGTCTTTACGAGTGGAAGTTCCTTCGCGCTCTTCTCAAGCGCTTCCGCCGCAAGGCCGCCCTTTTCCCCCGGGCTTACGATGTGAAGCGGGCCGACTATATCCACTCTCTCCGCCAGTTTGATGATGAGATTACCGCCATTTACTCCGGCTTCTCGGGTGCTGACGACTACTATTTTCGCGCAGCTGCTGGCCGCGTCCTCGACCAGATTGCGGTCCCCACCCTCATCCTGCATGCCGCCGACGATCCCTTCGTTTACATCACTCCAGAGAGCCGCTCTCTTATTGCTGCCAACCCCTCTATTACCTATGTCGAGCCTGCTCATGGAGGCCACTGCGCCTTCCTGGCCTCAGCCGATCCTTCGAAAAACGATGATGGCTATTGGGCCGAATCCACACTGCTCCGTTTCCTCCTCGCTCACGCCTAG
- a CDS encoding DUF72 domain-containing protein, producing MDSLLKNPPAALYVGTSGWAYPTWKPDFYPPKTQATKFLAYYASQLTSVEVNYTFRALPTAKQLEGWIAATPDHFRFSFKAPQRITHFSRLRDCEAAVDQFVASLEPVYTAGRLGLLLFQLPPNFKADDDTKARIATLLRTRSLDAHRIAFEFRHESWFGDSVYTILRDHNAALCVAESDDLVTPEVHTSTTHSAFRLRRNGGYTQPELEAIAARLVALAATREVFAYLKHEDEPTGALNAAALLAAAGKR from the coding sequence GTGGATAGCCTACTCAAAAATCCGCCCGCAGCACTTTACGTCGGCACCTCCGGCTGGGCTTACCCTACCTGGAAGCCTGATTTCTATCCACCCAAGACTCAGGCTACAAAATTCCTTGCCTATTACGCCTCGCAACTCACCTCGGTTGAGGTTAATTACACCTTTCGCGCCCTGCCGACAGCGAAGCAACTCGAAGGCTGGATCGCTGCGACTCCCGACCACTTCCGTTTCTCCTTCAAAGCTCCGCAGCGCATTACTCACTTCAGCCGCCTTCGCGATTGTGAAGCTGCGGTCGACCAGTTCGTTGCGTCGCTCGAACCCGTTTATACGGCTGGCAGATTGGGTCTTCTGCTTTTTCAGCTGCCTCCGAACTTCAAGGCTGACGACGACACCAAAGCTCGTATCGCTACGCTCCTGAGAACTCGATCGCTCGATGCACATCGTATCGCCTTCGAGTTTCGCCATGAGAGCTGGTTTGGCGATTCGGTTTACACGATTCTTCGTGATCACAATGCTGCGCTCTGTGTCGCTGAGTCAGACGACCTCGTCACTCCCGAGGTGCATACTTCCACTACCCACAGCGCCTTTCGTCTTCGCCGCAACGGGGGCTACACCCAGCCTGAACTCGAGGCTATTGCTGCTCGCCTTGTTGCGCTGGCCGCCACACGCGAGGTGTTCGCCTACCTCAAGCATGAGGACGAACCAACCGGTGCGCTCAACGCCGCAGCTCTATTGGCCGCAGCAGGCAAGCGTTGA
- a CDS encoding DUF4112 domain-containing protein: protein MSVKPIRVEIEPEILSPGQQSRGRHGARLFDNHNLDLLSHVLDDWFRIPGTSFRFGIDGIVGLIPGIGDILGGLASTVIVLAAWFRGVPYVTILRMVANVGIEVVVGMIPFFGDWFDVAWKANRRNYALLERSLNDPRKNQWGDWLYLAGIATVMLALTVLPLLVLAWLTGRVMGAGFHQSR from the coding sequence ATGAGTGTGAAACCCATTCGCGTGGAGATAGAACCGGAGATACTGTCGCCCGGCCAACAGTCGCGTGGTCGGCATGGAGCGAGGCTCTTTGATAACCACAATCTCGATCTCCTCTCGCATGTGCTGGATGATTGGTTCCGAATCCCGGGAACGAGCTTCCGGTTCGGCATCGACGGTATCGTTGGCCTGATTCCAGGAATCGGGGACATTCTCGGCGGACTCGCATCGACGGTCATTGTGTTAGCTGCGTGGTTTCGCGGGGTGCCGTACGTAACGATCCTGCGAATGGTTGCGAATGTCGGGATCGAAGTCGTGGTGGGGATGATTCCGTTCTTCGGCGATTGGTTCGACGTTGCATGGAAGGCAAACCGGCGAAATTATGCATTACTCGAACGGAGTTTGAACGACCCCCGCAAGAATCAATGGGGCGATTGGCTCTACCTGGCAGGAATTGCGACGGTGATGCTAGCGCTGACGGTACTGCCATTACTAGTACTCGCGTGGCTGACCGGACGAGTGATGGGAGCAGGTTTCCATCAAAGCCGATAG
- a CDS encoding tyrosine-type recombinase/integrase has product MPLEGWVWSSATISGHIEPSTLKKRHHNAIRLSGVRPFVLYSLRHTFLTRLGEAGCDAWTLARIAGHASINMSARYVHPSQEAVMNLFSRLQGPPLLVNPNSNRPM; this is encoded by the coding sequence ATGCCCTTAGAGGGATGGGTTTGGTCGTCCGCAACAATCAGCGGTCATATCGAGCCTTCTACGCTCAAGAAACGGCATCACAACGCGATTCGCCTTAGCGGGGTCCGCCCATTCGTGCTGTACTCACTCCGTCACACATTTCTGACCCGTTTAGGAGAAGCCGGGTGTGACGCATGGACACTTGCCCGCATTGCCGGTCACGCTTCAATCAACATGAGCGCCCGCTATGTTCACCCGAGCCAAGAAGCAGTGATGAACTTGTTCAGTCGTTTGCAGGGTCCGCCCCTACTGGTGAACCCGAACTCAAATAGACCTATGTGA
- a CDS encoding site-specific integrase: protein MSIFKRGTVYWYHFLFNGEHIQKSTKQGNPRTARQIEAAHKTALAKGEVGLVERQPAPTLAKFLEDRFTPWAQSTFEKASPKTWTGWYRTQLRNISAYGPLVSRKLGTITSEHAADYAAFLQTKGWKPTSVNNSLRVLRRALLLAVEWGIAENAPKIKMLRGQHHREHVVTPDEEARYLAAAGELMADIAAVLSDTGMRPDENARLRWEFVSWHNGQQGTLQVTHGKTAAARRMLPLSPRVRAILQRR from the coding sequence ATGTCAATTTTCAAGCGCGGAACGGTCTACTGGTATCACTTTCTATTCAACGGCGAGCATATTCAAAAGAGCACGAAACAGGGCAATCCTCGCACCGCACGTCAGATCGAAGCCGCTCACAAGACTGCTCTGGCCAAAGGAGAAGTTGGACTGGTAGAACGGCAGCCCGCCCCAACCCTTGCGAAATTCCTTGAGGATCGATTCACGCCGTGGGCGCAATCTACTTTTGAAAAGGCATCTCCGAAAACATGGACGGGTTGGTATCGGACGCAACTCCGAAATATCTCCGCATATGGCCCCTTAGTCAGTCGCAAACTAGGAACGATAACAAGCGAACACGCTGCCGATTATGCTGCGTTTCTCCAGACGAAGGGATGGAAGCCCACCTCTGTTAACAATTCGCTGCGCGTCCTTCGCCGTGCGCTGCTACTAGCGGTTGAATGGGGCATTGCGGAGAACGCTCCGAAGATCAAAATGCTGCGGGGACAACATCACCGGGAACACGTCGTCACACCCGATGAAGAGGCGCGTTACTTGGCAGCCGCTGGCGAGCTTATGGCAGATATCGCCGCTGTACTGAGTGACACGGGGATGCGTCCTGATGAGAATGCGCGGCTCCGTTGGGAGTTCGTTTCGTGGCACAACGGACAGCAAGGAACGCTCCAGGTCACACATGGCAAGACGGCAGCAGCCCGCCGAATGCTTCCGCTCAGTCCGCGTGTTCGGGCGATTCTGCAAAGGCGCTAG
- a CDS encoding helix-turn-helix domain-containing protein yields the protein MDALLSVDEAARRLGGLSKYTIHAWLSSGKLKRTKLGSRTMIRESELVRIANEGDGGKSGGRVREQAIDAA from the coding sequence ATGGATGCACTTCTATCAGTTGATGAGGCCGCCCGTAGGCTTGGCGGTCTGAGCAAATACACAATTCATGCATGGCTAAGTTCGGGCAAGTTGAAGCGAACAAAGCTAGGAAGCCGCACGATGATTCGCGAATCAGAATTGGTGCGCATCGCTAATGAAGGTGACGGCGGCAAGTCAGGCGGTCGCGTTCGAGAGCAGGCCATCGATGCAGCCTAA
- a CDS encoding SOS response-associated peptidase — translation MCGRYLRRSDKQRIAEQFRVANDISHLAMPPDDYNIAPSTFQPVIRESRDDGIREMVLMRWGLIPFFTKRLADVKGISTINARAESISTSPAWREPFRKRRCLIPVSGFYEWQKLDAKTKKPYTFSVTDSNLFAFAGLWDAWKDEQGQWLQSFSIVTTEANELMSQIHTRMPVILHTRDYDRWLSREITEQPPTELLRPFESDICR, via the coding sequence ATGTGTGGACGTTATTTGCGACGTTCTGACAAGCAGCGTATCGCAGAGCAATTTCGGGTGGCTAACGATATAAGCCATCTCGCCATGCCGCCGGACGATTACAACATTGCTCCATCCACCTTCCAGCCTGTTATAAGGGAAAGTCGTGACGATGGCATTCGCGAAATGGTTCTCATGCGTTGGGGTCTGATTCCGTTCTTTACTAAGCGACTCGCGGATGTAAAAGGAATTTCCACGATAAACGCGCGCGCTGAATCCATCTCCACGAGTCCCGCTTGGCGCGAACCTTTTAGGAAGCGTCGTTGTCTCATTCCCGTATCAGGCTTTTACGAATGGCAAAAGCTGGATGCAAAAACGAAGAAGCCTTATACCTTCAGTGTCACAGATAGCAATTTGTTCGCGTTTGCCGGGCTTTGGGACGCTTGGAAGGATGAGCAGGGCCAATGGCTTCAATCCTTCAGCATCGTGACAACAGAGGCGAATGAGCTAATGTCACAGATTCACACTCGAATGCCTGTAATACTTCATACTCGCGATTACGACCGATGGCTTTCGCGCGAGATTACAGAGCAGCCACCAACTGAACTTTTGCGACCCTTTGAGTCCGACATATGCAGATGA
- a CDS encoding recombinase family protein, translating to MANGKFISYLRVSTARQGASGLGLEAQREAVSRYLNGGSWTLVQEVMEVESGKLNDRPAIAEALRLCRLHKATLVIAKLDRLARNVHFISSLMESGVDFVACDFPEANRLTVHILAAVAEHEAAMISVRTKAALKAAKVRGSVLGGQRGSLNRMRGMAEKGTRASAVVRSCIASKRIKDLVPVIEDLRRKRATSLRALAQGLNDLGLTTSRGGQWTATQVQRTLAGSQQLAIKPTCDYSTS from the coding sequence GTGGCGAATGGCAAATTCATCTCCTACCTAAGGGTCTCAACCGCACGGCAAGGCGCGAGCGGATTGGGTTTGGAAGCGCAACGTGAAGCCGTGAGCCGCTATCTGAATGGCGGAAGCTGGACACTGGTTCAGGAGGTGATGGAAGTTGAGAGCGGCAAACTGAATGACCGTCCCGCCATCGCTGAAGCTCTCCGTCTCTGCCGTCTCCACAAAGCCACATTAGTAATTGCGAAGCTGGACCGACTCGCTCGCAATGTTCACTTCATATCTTCCCTGATGGAGTCAGGTGTGGATTTTGTCGCGTGCGACTTCCCAGAAGCGAATCGCCTTACTGTTCATATTTTAGCTGCCGTTGCTGAGCATGAGGCCGCTATGATTTCAGTGCGGACAAAAGCCGCGCTGAAGGCAGCCAAGGTTCGCGGCTCTGTACTTGGCGGCCAGAGAGGCAGCCTAAACCGTATGCGGGGCATGGCAGAGAAGGGCACGCGGGCTAGTGCCGTTGTGAGGAGCTGCATCGCTTCAAAGCGTATCAAGGATCTTGTTCCAGTAATTGAGGATCTTCGTCGAAAGAGAGCAACTTCTCTCCGAGCCTTAGCTCAGGGCCTAAACGATCTTGGATTGACCACTTCTCGAGGTGGACAGTGGACTGCAACGCAGGTCCAAAGGACTTTAGCTGGCAGCCAGCAATTAGCAATTAAGCCCACCTGCGACTATAGTACCAGCTAA